A single genomic interval of Helianthus annuus cultivar XRQ/B chromosome 13, HanXRQr2.0-SUNRISE, whole genome shotgun sequence harbors:
- the LOC110897802 gene encoding protein IQ-DOMAIN 31, with protein sequence MGKTTRWIRSLFRSKKPTSSSTGSGSKKHLKPHEPSTGINPSENLNLYPESLDANKHAIAVAAATAAVAEAALAAAHAAAEVVRLTTSGATASRGYNNNNSNNADVERRRVSGAVKIQAAFRAYLARRALRALKGLVKLQALVRGRIVRKQSADMLRRMQAMARVQARACASRVSLSTSSHSSTRSTNSHTHLKSTNARGVFIHERLKGLNWLENWMEETSWNSKQSRADDERSDKILEVDTWKPRRHPSPSNKSTHDSISTSTKPWNPSSRHGSREVLPLGSMIHREAEKTIATADSTPRVRSPASRPGSSHKRSPFSEYSRSVFGDYPSDPNYMAYTESSRAKLRSHSAPRQRVQFEKSGSTRSHWDYSDTLSERGFQS encoded by the exons ATGGGTAAAACAACCAGATGGATCCGCTCCCTTTTCCGGTCCAAAAAACCCACTTCATCATCCACCGGGTCGGGTTCTAAAAAACACCTTAAACCTCATGAACCATCAACAGGAATTAACCCGTCAGAAAATTTAAATCTGTACCCCGAATCGTTGGATGCTAACAAGCACGCGATCGCGGTAGCGGCCGCAACGGCCGCGGTAGCCGAGGCAGCGCTTGCCGCGGCCCACGCGGCCGCAGAGGTTGTTAGGTTAACTACCAGTGGTGCTACTGCTAGTAGgggttataataataataatagtaataatgcTGACGTGGAACGGAGGCGGGTTTCGGGTGCTGTGAAGATACAGGCCGCGTTCCGGGCGTATCTG GCTAGGAGAGCACTGAGGGCACTTAAAGGATTGGTAAAACTTCAGGCACTCGTGAGAGGCCGTATCGTGAGAAAACAAAGTGCCGACATGCTTAGGCGAATGCAAGCCATGGCTCGTGTTCAGGCCCGGGCATGCGCTAGCCGGGTTTCCTTATCGACCTCATCACATTCAAGCACTCGGTCGACAAACTCACACACTCATCTT AAATCTACAAATGCGAGAGGCGTTTTCATCCACGAGCGGTTAAAAGGGCTAAACTGGTTAGAAAACTGGATGGAGGAGACATCTTGGAACAGTAAACAAAGTCGAGCCGATGATGAAAGAAGTGACAAGATTCTTGAAGTCGATACTTGGAAGCCTCGTCGTCACCCAAGCCCGAGTAACAAGTCGACCCACGACTCCATATCCACATCAACAAAACCATGGAACCCGAGCTCTAGACACGGGTCACGGGAAGTGTTGCCGTTGGGTTCCATGATCCACCGAGAAGCAGAAAAAACCATAGCAACAGCTGATAGCACCCCTCGGGTCCGTTCCCCTGCTTCCAGGCCCGGAAGTAGCCATAAACGAAGTCCGTTTAGTGAATACTCACGAAGCGTATTTGGTGATTACCCGAGTGATCCAAACTACATGGCTTACACGGAATCATCACGGGCTAAACTACGGTCCCACAGTGCTCCGAGACAAAGGGTTCAGTTTGAAAAATCGGGTTCGACAAGATCGCATTGGGATTATTCTGATACCCTCTCGGAGAGAGGGTTTCAAAGCTAG
- the LOC110897804 gene encoding probable (S)-N-methylcoclaurine 3'-hydroxylase isozyme 2, which yields MFSDHLFILLLLAPVLALIITVRTLTKVVSQPGQNHPPGPYSWPVLGNLAHMLKGPHVYFTELARSYGPLCSVKLGTHLFVIGSSPMAATEIMKAHDRLPTYRWVPKAGQDGLQDYSLIWATECTDHWKLLRSLCRTELFSAKGLDSQSILREKNVDKMVEFLNNKQGKVVNIREVAFATTVNILGNICFSEDFVGLEGDEKESRGLKRALYRLMKLGTTPNVADFYPIFEGLDPQGLKKKTSEVMNEAFSVWGHVIKERRVKREYQKGSDLDERDFLDTMLRCGFSDLQINQLAVELFSGGTHSTASTIEWALAELIKNKEAMFMLRNELDKEIGSTTCIKESQVSQLPYLHACVKETLRLHPPAPLLHPQAILEGSKIMNYNVPKNSQLIINVWAMGRDPSLWEDPVSFKPERFCDSSVDFKGQDFKFLPFGVGRRMCPGYPYAIKQIHLMLASLVRNFDWFLPNNMEDLSKLDMTENFGIISQRKKPLMVIPKCKC from the exons ATGTTTTCCGACCACTTATTCATCCTCCTGCTACTTGCACCGGTCTTGGCTCTCATAATCACCGTCCGTACACTAACAAAGGTGGTGAGTCAACCGGGTCAAAACCATCCACCGGGTCCATATTCATGGCCAGTGTTGGGCAACCTAGCGCACATGCTCAAAGGCCCTCATGTCTACTTCACCGAGTTAGCCCGTTCATATGGTCCACTGTGTTCTGTGAAACTTGGGACCCATTTGTTTGTTATCGGCTCATCTCCCATGGCTGCAACGGAGATCATGAAAGCCCATGACAGACTACCTACGTACAGATGGGTGCCCAAAGCTGGTCAAGATGGGTTGCAAGATTACTCACTTATTTGGGCGACTGAGTGTACGGATCATTGGAAGCTTTTAAG GTCTTTGTGCCGGACGGAGTTGTTCTCGGCTAAAGGGCTAGACTCGCAATCTATTTTAAGGGAGAAAAATGTTGATAAAATGGTTGAGTTTCTAAACAACAAACAAGGAAAAGTTGTGAACATTCGAGAGGTTGCGTTTGCTACAACAGTGAACATACTTGGTAACATATGTTTCTCCGAAGATTTCGTTGGTTTGGAGGGTGATGAGAAGGAAAGTAGAGGTTTAAAACGGGCTCTTTATAGGTTGATGAAGCTGGGGACTACACCAAATGTTGCAGATTTTTACCCTATATTTGAAGGGTTGGATCCACAGGGTTTAAAGAAGAAAACATCAGAGGTTATGAATGAGGCGTTTAGCGTATGGGGACATGTGATTAAGGAAAGAAGAGTTAAAAGAGAATATCAGAAAGGAAGTGATTTAGATGAACGTGATTTCTTAGATACTATGCTCAGATGTGGCTTTTCAGATCTGCAGATTAACCAGTTGGCTGTT GAACTATTTTCAGGAGGAACACACAGTACAGCTTCAACCATCGAGTGGGCGTTAGCCGAGTTGATCAAGAACAAAGAAGCTATGTTCATGCTCCGAAACGAACTTGATAAAGAAATTGGTTCAACAACATGCATCAAGGAATCACAAGTCTCTCAGCTTCCTTACTTGCATGCTTGTGTTAAAGAAACACTAAGATTACACCCCCCAGCACCACTCCTACATCCACAAGCCATCTTAGAAGGATCTAAAATCATGAATTATAATGTGCCTAAGAACTCTCAGCTAATAATCAATGTTTGGGCAATGGGAAGAGACCCGAGCCTTTGGGAAGACCCGGTGTCATTCAAACCCGAGAGGTTTTGCGACTCTAGTGTGGATTTCAAAGGGCAAGATTTCAAGTTTTTACCCTTCGGTGTAGGAAGGAGGATGTGTCCAGGATATCCTTACGCGATTAAGCAAATCCACCTTATGTTGGCTTCGTTAGTTCGGAACTTTGATTGGTTTCTTCCTAATAACATGGAAGATCTTTCAAAATTAGACATGACCGAAAACTTTGGCATAATTTCACAAAGGAAAAAGCCTCTAATGGTTATCCCAAAATGCAAATGTTGA